A genomic segment from Lutzomyia longipalpis isolate SR_M1_2022 chromosome 3, ASM2433408v1 encodes:
- the LOC129791916 gene encoding protein maelstrom homolog, with the protein MPPKKRPPFFHFMLEVQKAHEKAGQHYAMSEMPAIASPLWERMTKEERAKYERMSKESSGQPTSSHINAGSIKTCHGIDHAEVEREQRQAANQEKKMKDDVRDIINRAILAQDLGQKTFFVIHINYFCESMDPDGARRYDAAELAILDFSLQDGIKRGMHTFMKLHTLPYGYGFEASRYSKETHQLPLPPDTIGNTTIREALQEVLRFIGHEEGVWPPIFTSDTDIPVVQSIFREVLSQVAGVNVNDVRIYSLSQLLFHMKNATHSQATKVNTEQPFASIFLAESYLKRETFDYSEGLPCEYHVDIDRVTHCSQTKVKGWAYSIIHTCAPDLDIEFVEGKHEPMMTLAVPQLKFPDDESFSSFFTASNVTPRAIPVSHTPSVNRHNDSNLAQFPVAYMSTYAENTEDVSMANTDEFPLMREFKRGKGRGNLL; encoded by the coding sequence atgcCACCGAAGAAGCGTCCACCATTCTTCCACTTCATGCTGGAAGTGCAGAAGGCGCACGAAAAGGCTGGACAGCACTACGCCATGAGTGAAATGCCCGCCATTGCGTCGCCCCTCTGGGAGCGTATGACCAAGGAGGAGAGAGCAAAGTACGAGAGGATGTCCAAGGAGTCCTCTGGACAGCCTACCAGCAGCCATATCAATGCAGGAAGCATTAAGACATGTCATGGTATTGATCACGCGGAAGTGGAGCGGGAGCAGCGTCAGGCAGCAAACCaggagaagaagatgaaggaTGATGTCCGGGACATCATAAACAGAGCAATATTGGCTCAGGATCTGGGACAGAAGACTTTCTTTGTGATCCACATCAATTACTTCTGCGAATCAATGGATCCCGATGGAGCTCGCCGGTATGATGCAGCCGAGCTGGCGATTCTCGACTTTTCACTGCAAGACGGGATAAAGCGTGGCATGCACACATTCATGAAGCTCCATACGCTTCCCTATGGGTATGGCTTTGAGGCATCGCGCTACTCAAAGGAAACTCACCAACTACCACTGCCTCCGGACACAATTGGCAATACCACCATCCGGGAAGCTTTGCAGGAAGTTCTTCGTTTTATTGGCCACGAAGAGGGTGTCTGGCCGCCAATTTTTACATCCGACACTGACATTCCCGTCGTCCAGAGTATCTTCCGGGAAGTTCTCAGTCAGGTGGCTGGGGTAAATGTCAACGACGTGCGCATCTACTCGCTGTCCCAGCTGCTGTTCCACATGAAGAATGCCACCCACAGCCAGGCAACCAAAGTGAACACTGAACAGCCCTTTGCATCGATCTTCCTGGCTGAGAGCTACCTCAAGCGTGAGACTTTCGACTACTCCGAGGGATTGCCGTGTGAGTACCACGTGGATATCGACAGGGTGACCCACTGCTCCCAGACGAAGGTCAAAGGATGGGCATACTCCATCATCCACACATGTGCTCCGGATCTGGACATTGAATTCGTGGAGGGAAAGCACGAGCCAATGATGACTTTGGCTGTGCCACAACTGAAATTTCCGGACGATGAATCCTTCTCGTCCTTCTTCACAGCTTCGAACGTCACGCCAAGAGCCATCCCCGTGAGCCACACACCGAGCGTAAATCGCCACAATGACTCCAACTTGGCCCAGTTCCCGGTAGCCTACATGTCCACCTACGCCGAGAACACCGAAGACGTCTCCATGGCAAATACAGATGAATTCCCACTAATGCGTGAATTCAAGCGTGGAAAGGGACGTGGGAACCTCCTTTAG